A region of Necator americanus strain Aroian chromosome I, whole genome shotgun sequence DNA encodes the following proteins:
- a CDS encoding hypothetical protein (NECATOR_CHRI.G2774.T1), which translates to MWISTTFDYLRRLRSNTSHKEVEVQVYGFREGGENAQDYLACVFCTCRGKVRDPSPSQRELHTPTTTSCRDPFNENLAEFKGVSV; encoded by the exons ATGTGGATCAGCACCACATTTGATTATCTTCGTCGCTTGCGTTCCAACACAAGTCACAAGGAAGTGGAAGTCCAAGTATATGGTTTCAGAGAAG GTGGCGAAAACGCACAGGATTATCTCGCATGCGTTTTCTGTACATGTAGAGGGAAAGTGCGTGATCCGTCTCCTTCACAGCGTGAACTACATACTCCTACCACTACATCATGCAGAGATCCATTCAACGAAAATTTAGCTGAGTTCAAAGGCGTGAGCGTTTAA
- a CDS encoding hypothetical protein (NECATOR_CHRI.G2775.T1): MNAKLEVIVAKVAVFVISIALMYVLLRLMVSGSFNSDINMAATVDVSEDVFQSSYHFSFNKMLKLYKEQAKDRRSLLYSVVRNTREEKYMPLYNILVPEVYCPVKVRVGRASDGGKWMCDPFRIPEKSVIFSLGYRKEASFEKELQKIKEFRMVSKKAKICCKTDEKYDVYTLGDLMKLQNITEIEILKVDIEGAEHDVMPRFLQERQPAQVIIEIHSSSSEMAKLLLDISRQGYWLYWHEINAGLHIVCEFSFLHESAFDRYNAVPLARKKRLTCKEANNASKRLILMETIKVHCPVMVRVGNVGDGGKWMCDPFRIPRGSTVFSLGLNNEISFEIQLQEISDRCCYIFAFDRKEQRQETKDRFKKFRGISKKARISNKTDEENDIYTLDELMKLQSIRKIEILKMDIEATRRMVMNCNESGH; this comes from the exons ATGAATGCGAAGTTGGAGGTGATCGTTGCGAAGGTAGCAGTGTTCGTTATCTCTATCGCGTTGATGTACGTCTTGTTGCGACTGATGGTGTCAG GTTCCTTCAATTCGGATATCAATATGGCAGCTACTGTTGATGTGTCGGAAGATGTTTTTCAGTCGTCTTATCATTTCTCCTTCAATAAAATGCTGAAGTTGTACAAGGAACAG gcgaaagatcgTCGGTCGCTCTTGTATTCAGTTGTCAGAAATACTCGTGAAGAGAAATATATGCCACTCTACAATATCTTGGTCCCAGAA GTGTACTGCCCGGTGAAGGTTCGAGTTGGTCGAGCAAGTGACGGTGGGAAGTGGATGTGCGATCCGTTTCG aatccCGGAAAAAAGCGTTATTTTCTCGCTCGGATATAGGAAGGAGGCGTCGTTTGAGAAAGAACTGCAAAAAATCAAAG AATTTCGAATGGTATCGAAGAAAGCCAAAATTTGCTGTAAAACCGATGAAAAATACGACGTGTACACACTGGGTGATCTCATGAAGCTACAGAATATCACAGAAATAGAAATCCTTAAAGTTGATATCGAAG GGGCCGAACATGATGTGATGCCAAGATTCCTTCAAGAACGCCAACCAGCGCAG GTCATAATTGAAATACATTCCTCTTCGTCCGAGATGGCCAAGCTTCTCTTGGATATTTCTCGACAAGGCTACTGGCTTTACTGGCACGAAATTAACGCTGGTCTTCATATCGTCTGTGAATTCTCTTTCCTACATGAGTCGGCCTTCGACAGATATAATGCTGTTCCATTAGCGCG gaaaaaacgaTTGACATGTAAAGAAGCAAACAATGCTTCTAAAAGGTTGATTTTGATGGAAACTATTAAGGTACACTGTCCTGTTATGGTTCGTGTCGGTAATGTTGGCGACGGCGGTAAATGGATGTGCGATCCGTTCCG GATTCCTCGTGGGAGCACTGTTTTTTCGCTTGGGCTTAACAACgagatttcttttgaaatccaGCTGCAGGAAATAAGTGACAGGTGTTGTTATATTTTCGCATTTGATAGG AAAGAACAACGACAAGAGACAAAAGACAGATTTAAAAAGTTCCGAGGTATATCGAAAAAAGCCAGGATAAGCAACAAAACTGACGAAGAAAACGACATTTACACATTGGATGAGCTCATGAAACTTCAAAGTATcaggaaaatagaaattctgaaaatggaTATTGAAG CGACGCGCCGAATGGTAATGAATTGCAATGAATCTGGACATTGA
- a CDS encoding hypothetical protein (NECATOR_CHRI.G2776.T1) → MRLRLSHVALLATFASFVYYTNAQALNDPITQYIEGRLGNRRIFWCPSGYGYLAYCPQPTDWDNYNWCCTWPYMGSWKPSCCPFAIPTGAVVAIIIASIVLVAVLIGLSCWCCYCCPLYKQLYEYEDD, encoded by the exons ATGCGGTTGCGGCTGTCACACGTCGCCCTCCTGGCAACATTTGCTTCTTTCG TGTACTACACAAATGCACAGGCACTTAACGATCCTATTACTCAGTACATTGAAGGCCGACTAGGGAATAGAAGGATATTCTGGTGCCCTAGCGGATACG GGTACCTGGCGTACTGCCCACAACCGACCGACTGGGACAATTACAATTGGTGCTGTACCTGGCCCTACATGGGCTCATGGAAACCGTCATGTTGTCCGTTCGCCATTCCCACCGGCGCTGTGGTCGCCATCATTATCGCATCCATAGTGCTAGTCGCAG TGCTGATCGGCTTGTCCTGTTGGTGCTGCTATTGTTGTCCTCTGTACAAACAACTGTACGAATACGAGGACGACTAG
- a CDS encoding hypothetical protein (NECATOR_CHRI.G2777.T3) — MRAWQVQSPAEPLQLQTVPLPVLTKPNQILIKVKAASVNPVDTFMVKGYGNDILGTWKQVAERNLNASRYPLIAGRDCAGVVEMVGGGVKSFRPGDEVMAVVPAIWQGSHAEYVVTEEPCCAHKPSNLDFSQAAALPYVANTAWAALVSVARMNPRKPPEERVLIHGGSGGLGTMAIQMLKAWGVRKVVVTCSSESADAVRKLGAIPVDYRATDVCDQLIAEGPFEVILDCVDTELARWSDTVMGVWRNSVHVSVVSPMMRDTDRYGLLLGLGSTAVKHFCRSYKSALRGRWYSYAFFVPSEECMKQLSAFAMDGKIVPIVERVLSFEELPSAYEKVEYTSLKSRLQVRLNRSSVVNTVILVHLLDCMLIV; from the exons gCGGCCAGTGTGAACCCAGTCGACACGTTTATGGTGAAAGGTTACGGTAATGATATCCTTGGGACGTGGAAACAAGTCGCTGAGCGCAACTTAAATGCTAGTCGATATCCTCTAATTGCTGGGAGAGATTGTGCTGGTGTTGTGGAAATGGTCGGTGGTGGAGTAAAAAGCTTTCGTCCTGGAGATGAG GTGATGGCTGTGGTACCTGCAATTTGGCAAGGGTCCCATGCGGAGTATGTGGTAACGGAAGAGCCCTGTTGTGCTCATAAGCCTTCCAATCTCGATTTCTCTCAAGCTGCAGCCTTGCCTTATGTTGCGAACACTGCTTGGGCGGCTCTTGTCTCTGTTGCGAGGATGAATCCTAGGAAACCACCTG AGGAAAGAGTCTTGATTCATGGTGGGTCCGGAGGTTTGGGGACTATGGCAATCCAAATGCTCAAAGCCTGGGGAGTTCGTAAGGTTGTCGTCACCTGCTCAAGTGAAAG CGCTGATGCTGTGCGAAAACTTGGTGCTATTCCTGTGGATTACCGAGCGACTGATGTCTGTGATCAACTGATAGCCGAAGGACCTTTCGAAGTCATTCTAGACTGTGTTGACACGGAGCTGGCCAGATGGAGTGATACG GTAATGGGAGTTTGGCGCAACAGCGTTCACGTAAGCGTGGTCAGCCCGATGATGAGAGATACCGATCGATATGGTCTTCTGCTTGGCTTAGGTTCTACTGCAGTAAAACATTTCTGTAGAAGTTACAAG AGTGCCTTACGAGGACGATGGTACTCGTATGCTTTTTTCGTCCCCAGTGAAGAGTGCATGAAACAACTTTCAGCATTTGCAATGGATGGAAAG ATAGTACCGATAGTGGAACGGGTGCTGTCTTTTGAAGAACTGCCATCGGCCTACGAAAAAGT AGAGTATACATCCCTGAA ATCGAGGTTGCAAGTGCGTTTGAATCGTTCGTCAGTTGTAAACACAGTGATTCTAGTTCATCTTTTGGATTGCATGTTGATTGTTTAA
- a CDS encoding hypothetical protein (NECATOR_CHRI.G2777.T1), whose translation MAASVNPVDTFMVKGYGNDILGTWKQVAERNLNASRYPLIAGRDCAGVVEMVGGGVKSFRPGDEVMAVVPAIWQGSHAEYVVTEEPCCAHKPSNLDFSQAAALPYVANTAWAALVSVARMNPRKPPEERVLIHGGSGGLGTMAIQMLKAWGVRKVVVTCSSESADAVRKLGAIPVDYRATDVCDQLIAEGPFEVILDCVDTELARWSDTVMGVWRNSVHVSVVSPMMRDTDRYGLLLGLGSTAVKHFCRSYKSALRGRWYSYAFFVPSEECMKQLSAFAMDGKIVPIVERVLSFEELPSAYEKVSQLHGRGKTVLTW comes from the exons atg gCGGCCAGTGTGAACCCAGTCGACACGTTTATGGTGAAAGGTTACGGTAATGATATCCTTGGGACGTGGAAACAAGTCGCTGAGCGCAACTTAAATGCTAGTCGATATCCTCTAATTGCTGGGAGAGATTGTGCTGGTGTTGTGGAAATGGTCGGTGGTGGAGTAAAAAGCTTTCGTCCTGGAGATGAG GTGATGGCTGTGGTACCTGCAATTTGGCAAGGGTCCCATGCGGAGTATGTGGTAACGGAAGAGCCCTGTTGTGCTCATAAGCCTTCCAATCTCGATTTCTCTCAAGCTGCAGCCTTGCCTTATGTTGCGAACACTGCTTGGGCGGCTCTTGTCTCTGTTGCGAGGATGAATCCTAGGAAACCACCTG AGGAAAGAGTCTTGATTCATGGTGGGTCCGGAGGTTTGGGGACTATGGCAATCCAAATGCTCAAAGCCTGGGGAGTTCGTAAGGTTGTCGTCACCTGCTCAAGTGAAAG CGCTGATGCTGTGCGAAAACTTGGTGCTATTCCTGTGGATTACCGAGCGACTGATGTCTGTGATCAACTGATAGCCGAAGGACCTTTCGAAGTCATTCTAGACTGTGTTGACACGGAGCTGGCCAGATGGAGTGATACG GTAATGGGAGTTTGGCGCAACAGCGTTCACGTAAGCGTGGTCAGCCCGATGATGAGAGATACCGATCGATATGGTCTTCTGCTTGGCTTAGGTTCTACTGCAGTAAAACATTTCTGTAGAAGTTACAAG AGTGCCTTACGAGGACGATGGTACTCGTATGCTTTTTTCGTCCCCAGTGAAGAGTGCATGAAACAACTTTCAGCATTTGCAATGGATGGAAAG ATAGTACCGATAGTGGAACGGGTGCTGTCTTTTGAAGAACTGCCATCGGCCTACGAAAAAGTGTCTCAGTTACATGGCCGTGGCAAAACAGTGTTGACATGGTAG